A single Anopheles funestus chromosome 2RL, idAnoFuneDA-416_04, whole genome shotgun sequence DNA region contains:
- the LOC125762621 gene encoding protein croquemort-like isoform X1, with product MCSTCTDFQKKFISLGCSAFLILLAIALGVLWPSMSDQVLHNKLVIKNGSSNYDNWIRTPIPMYLEVYFFNWTNPDAVQTNQSVKPNFVEMGPYTFSEVHERVNLVWNDNGTVTYDQRRIWHFVPELSKGTLDDEVTNLNVITLNAAHFLRNTYPLLKPFIDIFLKTEGSLLWKNKPVRELLFEGVKDPLLDLLKTLNTTTLNIPFDKFGWFVGRNLSDTFDGTFTMKTGADGLEEMGFLTQWNGSPRTGMYRGKCGEVYGTSGELWPARSTIPPNITLFPSDICRSITLQSAEEVSLYNVQGMKYVGDDRVFDNGVKYPEASCWCNTNPTQCPDLKPGVFNASACKYGSPTFVSFPHFYLADESYQNAVTGLKPNQTEHEFYMAIEPKTGIPLDVRAQLQINEHLQPISGFSFYKHVPDVMIPMLWFRQRATLTQELAEQAKLALALPSLGIYVCIFFGSIGTIMTIVFLFCSIKKWSQSTEAVPYEELQN from the exons ATGTGTTCAACATGTACAGACTtccaaaagaaatttatttcgctCGGCTGCTCAGCATTCCTGATACTGCTAGCAATTGCATTAGGCGTCTTATGGCCATCCATGTCTGATCAGGTGCTGCATAAT AAACTTGTAATCAAAAATGGGTCGTCAAACTATGACAACTGGATCAGAACACCGATACCGATGTACCTGGAAGTGTATTTCTTTAACTGGACCAATCCGGATGCAGTACAGACGAATCAAAGTGTAAAACCAAACTTTGTCGAAATGGGACCGTACACCTTTTCCGAGGTTCACGAACGGGTCAATCTTGTATGGAATGATAACGGCACGGTTACGTATGATCAGCGCCGGATCTGGCATTTTGTACCGGAACTATCGAAAGGTACACTGGATGATGAAGttacaaatttaaatgttatcaCATTG aatGCGGCTCATTTTTTGCGCAATACATACCCTTTGCTTAAACCGTTCATCGATATATTCCTCAAAACGGAAGGTTCTCTgttgtggaaaaacaaacctgTACGCGAACTGCTATTTGAAGGTGTTAAAGATCCACTATTGGATCTGTTGAAAACTCTCAATACTACGACACTAAACATACCTTTTGACAAATTTGGATGGTTCGTTGGGCGCAATCTGAGCGATACCTTCGATGGAACGTTTACAATGAAAACAGGTGCTGATGGTTTGGAGGAAATGGGCTTTCTAACCCAGTGGAACGGTTCCCCAAGAACGGGCATGTACCGGGGTAAGTGTGGCGAAGTCTATGGTACCTCTGGTGAACTTTGGCCCGCTCGTAGTACCATTCCCCCGAACATCACACTCTTCCCATCGGACATCTGCCGTTCTATAACGCTGCAAAGCGCAGAGGAAGTCTCACTGTACAATGTACAGGGCATGAAGTATGTCGGTGACGATCGTGTCTTCGATAATGGGGTGAAATATCCCGAAGCAAGCTGCTGGTGCAATACCAATCCTACCCAGTGTCCTGATTTGAAACCTGGTGTGTTTAATGCTTCTGCATGCAAATACGGTTCACCAACGTTTGTCTCCTTTCCACACTTTTATCTGGCTGATGAAAGCTATCAAAATGCGGTAACTGGACTGAAACCGAACCAAACGGAGCACGAGTTCTATATGGCTATCGAGCCAAAAACCGGTATACCATTAGATGTTCGTGCCCAGCTGCAAATCAACGAACACCTACAGCCGATAAGTGGATTCAG CTTCTACAAGCATGTACCGGATGTAATGATACCGATGTTATGGTTCCGTCAGCGTGCTACCCTTACGCAAGAGCTTGCTGAACAAGCAAAG TTGGCGCTCGCATTACCGTCGCTGGGGATCTACGTGTGTATCTTCTTTGGTTCCATTGGTACTATTATGACAATTGTGTTCCTATTCTGCAGTATCAAAAAATGGTCCCAAAGCACGGAAGCAGTTCCGTACGAAGAGCTGCAAAATTAG
- the LOC125762650 gene encoding uncharacterized protein LOC125762650 encodes MCLPRDQEELDRENILEVRPRGVQQWIEVIEEPAAEEPAAAEPEDQGEPCNIGGWDEDEWDRLFAEELARQRENPEDNEDVHPGEPEILNYQEFQVESDDDEYYFSRYRVPTYDDTDEVIATTISAITQTLNEGRPIPIDVLEELEDIFNSYVNFKILPRDAYPRIVHLQYQCL; translated from the coding sequence ATGTGTCTGCCACGCGACCAGGAGGAGCTCGATCGAGAAAACATCTTGGAGGTTCGACCGCGAGGCGTTCAACAGTGGATCGAGGTGATAGAGGAACCAGCTGCTGAGGAACCAGCTGCTGCGGAACCGGAAGACCAAGGCGAGCCGTGTAACATCGGCGGTTGGGACGAGGACGAGTGGGATCGTCTATTTGCTGAGGAGCTTGCACGTCAACGGGAGAACCCGGAAGACAACGAAGACGTGCATCCCGGGGAACCAGAAATTCTTAACTATCAAGAATTTCAGGTAGAATCAGACGACGACGAATACTACTTTAGTCGTTATCGCGTGCCCACCTACGACGACACGGACGAAGTGATAGCGACGACTATAAGCGCCATCACGCAGACGCTGAACGAAGGCCGTCCAATTCCAATTGATGTCCTTGAAGAGCTCGAGGATATCTTTAACAGCTACGTCAACTTCAAGATACTACCGAGGGATGCGTACCCTAGGATAGTACATCTGCAGTATCAGTGTTTGTAG